In Meriones unguiculatus strain TT.TT164.6M chromosome 17, Bangor_MerUng_6.1, whole genome shotgun sequence, a single window of DNA contains:
- the Polrmt gene encoding LOW QUALITY PROTEIN: DNA-directed RNA polymerase, mitochondrial (The sequence of the model RefSeq protein was modified relative to this genomic sequence to represent the inferred CDS: deleted 1 base in 1 codon), producing the protein MSALCWTRGAAGLGRSLHFPGRRCHALEEGILGSLCSLRRRSAASPCEQVVQKEWGHAELLEVLEARVRQLQAESTSEVGVKEVKTDQHPQSHSSRWAKKLECEKRVKQKRQEKFFDYEKQTVGFEREPVIWSGKLASYLPHISKGPDEEKQLARTLWAALRKFGSHPAEPKAWMKSKVMEPQILILQQKLLTFFKCCACTGHLPLAYHVLASHHAHRDKRLLLTLDMYNAVMLAWARKGSFKELVYVFLMVKDAGFSPDLWSYAAALQCMGRRDQDVRTIERCLKQMRAEGFQPQLLFTDLALEEEDRAAVLRAVVRAEPAFSPPPQAPNPVNTSTLLREVYAKEGPVSYPKLHLPLDTLQELFHQQLNVELSTHVSVQSVEKPPVMTKEVIEARKTLQALRKQWEVELLRVLQQTKATTAHQAHEGQPSLYPFLCLLSEGEYVSMLMQVLQVLPAQGEPLLYLAHNLGLRVLNRYLVKQKQASDQLQKLQQQYSQYLRLLASDTQVAPSLPRVYWESLGPQEAPPQQPWSLAVLLQLGKQLAELLVQAVQMPRSLVSPKGSHRLIPVLYHVYSFRSYRQVGMLKPHPVFAQLLETAAEPTLIFETTEVPMLCPPRPWTSPYNGAYLLSSPKLMRTVEGSTQHQRLLDGCPPAQLHGALDALTQLGNCAWRVNGRVLDLVLQIFRDKGCARLGVPPPRSEAPLPVQQDPPPYSTPVHKADLRKELARCLKTAREMHSLRSEALYRLSLAQHLRHSIFWLPHNMDFRGRTYPCPPHFNHLGSDLARALLEFAEGKPLGPKGLEWLKIHLVNLTGLKKRDSLSMRVAFADEIMEDILDSADNPMTGRKWWMEADEPWQTLACCMEVAKAVRSPDPAAYISHLPVHQDGSCNGLQHYAALGRDSAGAASVNLKPSDIPQDVYREVAAQVEEFRQQDAKKGLQVAQVLEGFISRKVVKQTVMTVVYGVTRYGGRMQIEKRLRELNDFPQEFVWEASHYLVHQVFKSLQEMFSSTRAIQQWLTESANLISHAGWPVEWVTPLGIPIIQPYHREVKFQIKGGIQTITFTSSVDGTQKPNTLKQKNGFPPNFIHSLDSSHMMLTALHCYRKGLTFVSVHDCFWTHATDIPVMNEVCREQFVRLHSQPILEDLSVFLDERFCSDSSIRSLKPADRVLITKLQDTLQSLPVKGIFNLEQVMRSTYFFS; encoded by the exons ATGTCGGCGCTGTGCTGGACGCGAGGCGCAGCGGGGCTCGGCCGGTCGCTGCACTTCCCTGGGCGCCGTTGCCATGCTTTGGAGGAAG GGATCCTTGGGAGCCTCTGCAGCTTACGAAGACGCTCTGCTGCCAGTCCTTGTGAGCAAGTTGTGCAGAAAGAGTGGGGCCATGCTGAGCTGCTGGAAG TGCTGGAGGCTCGGGTGCGGCAGCTACAGGCAGAGAGCACGTCTGAAGTGGGGGTGAAGGAGGTGAAGACTGACCAGCATCCACAGAGCCACAGCAGCCGCTGGGCGAAGAAGCTGGAGTGTGAGAAACGTGTGAAGCAGAAGCGCCAGGAGAAATTTTTTGACTACGAGAAGCAAACCGTTGGCTTTGAAAGGGAGCCTGTGATCTGGAGCGGGAAGCTGGCCAGCTACCTGCCACACATCAGTAAGGGGCCAGACGAGGAAAAGCAGCTGGCCCGGACTCTGTGGGCCGCTCTGAGGAAGTTCGGCTCCCACCCTGCAGAACCCAAGGCCTGGATGAAGAGCAAGGTAATGGAGCCTCAGATCCTGATCCTCCAGCAGAAGTTGCTGACTTTCTTCAAGTGTTGTGCCTGCACCGGCCATCTGCCCCTCGCCTACCACGTGCTGGCCTCTCACCACGCCCACCGAGACAAAAGGCTGCTGCTCACGCTGGACATGTATAACGCCGTGATGCTAGCCTGGGCCCGCAAG GGCTCTTTCAAGGAGCTAGTATATGTGTTCCTCATGGTGAAGGATGCTGGCTTCTCCCCAGACCTGTGGTCCTATGCAGCCGCGCTCCAGTGCATGGGACGCAGGGACCAGGACGTCCGCACCATCGAGAG GTGTCTGAAGCAGATGAGGGCAGAAGGCTTCCAGCCCCAGCTGCTCTTCACCGACCTGGCCCTGGAGGAGGAGGATCGGGCCGCGGTCCTGAGAGCAGTGGTCAGAGCTGAGCCTGCCTTCAGTCCACCGCCGCAGGCCCCAAACCCAGTCAATACGTCCACGCTGCTCAGGGAGGTGTATGCCAAG GAGGGTCCCGTGTCCTACCCGAAGCTGCACCTGCCCCTGGACACCCTGCAGGAGCTCTTCCACCAGCAGCTGAATGTGGAGCTGAGCACCCACGTCTCTGTCCAGTCGGTGGAGAAGCCCCCAGTAATGACCAAGGAGGTCATTGAGGCG CGGAAGACCCTGCAGGCGCTGCGGAAGCAGTGGGAAGTGGAGCTGCTGCGGGTGCTGCAGCAGACCAAGGCCACCACGGCCCACCAGGCGCATGAAGGCCAGCCCTCGCTCTACCCCTTCCTGTGCCTGCTCAGCGAAGGGGAGTATGTGAGCATGCTGATGCAG GTTCTGCAAGTACTGCCAGCGCAGGGCGAGCCCCTCCTATACCTGGCCCACAACCTGGGCCTTCGGGTGTTAAACCGGTATTTggtgaagcagaagcaggccagcGACCAACTGCAGAAGCTGCAGCAGCAGTACTCACAGTACCTCCGGCTGCTGGCTTCCGACACGCAG GTGGCGCCCAGCCTCCCCCGGGTGTACTGGGAATCACTGGGCCCCCAGGAGGCGCCACCGCAGCAGCCCTGGTCCCTGGCAGTGCTGCTCCAGCTGGGCAAGCAGCTGGCCGAGCTGTTGGTGCAGGCGGTACAGATGCCACGCAGCCTGGTGTCTCCGAAGGGTTCCCACCGCCTCATCCCCGTGCTCTACCATGTCTATTCCTTCCGGAGCTACCGCCAG GTGGGCATGCTCAAGCCTCACCCAGTCTTCGCTCAGCTGCTGGAGACAGCAGCGGAGCCCACACTGATCTTCGAGACCACAGAAGTGCCTATGCTGTGCCCGCCGCGGCCCTGGACATCGCCATACAATGGCGCCTACCTGCTGAGCTCCCCCAAACTGATGCGCACGGTGGAGGGTTCCACGCAGCACCAGCGCCTCCTGGACGGCTGCCCCCCTGCGCAGCTGCATGGTGCCCTGGATGCGCTCACGCAGCTGGGGAACTGCGCCTGGCGTGTCAACGGGCGCGTGCTGGACTTGGTGCTGCAGATCTTCAGAGACAAGGGCTGCGCGCGCCTGGGCGTGCCG CCCCCGCGCTCGGAGGCGCCACTGCCTGTGCAGCAGGACCCGCCGCCGTACTCCACGCCTGTGCACAAAGCCGATCTGCGGAAGGAGCTGGCGCGCTGCCTCAAGACGGCCCGGGAGATGCACAGCCTGCGCAGCGAGGCCCTGTACCGCCTGTCGCTTGCACAGCACCTGCGCCATAGCATCTTCTGGCTGCCGCACAACATGGACTTCCGTGGCCGCACCTACCCCTGCCCGCCGCACTTCAACCACTTGGGCAGTGACCTGGCACGGGCGCTGTTGGAATTTGCTGAGGGCAAACCATTGGGTCCGAAAGGCCTGGAGTGGCTCAAGATCCATCTGGTCAACCTAACTGGCCTCAAGAAGCGCGATTCGCTGAGCATGCGCGTAGCCTTCGCAGACGAGATCATGGAGGACATCTTGGACTCTGCAGACAACCCCATGACG GGCCGAAAGTGGTGGATGGAAGCTGATGAGCCCTGGCAGACCCTGGCCTGCTGCATGGAGGTGGCAAAAGCAGTCCGGTCCCCGGACCCCGCTGCCTACATCTCCCACCTGCCAGTTCACCAG GATGGCTCCTGCAACGGCTTGCAGCATTATGCGGCACTGGGCCGGGACAGCGCAGGCGCCGCCTCAGTCAACCTAAAGCCCTCCGACATACCCCAAGACGTGTACAGGGAGGTGGCAGCACAG GTGGAGGAGTTCCGCCAGCAGGACGCCAAGAAGGGCCTGCAGGTGGCCCAGGTGCTGGAGGGCTTCATCAGCCGCAAGGTGGTGAAGCAGACGGTGATGACCGTGGTGTACGGGGTCACGCGCTACGGCGGGCGCATGCAGATAGAGAAGCGCCTGCGCGAGCTCAATGACTTCCCCCAG GAGTTTGTCTGGGAGGCCTCCCACTACCTCGTGCACCAGGTCTTCAAAAGTCTTCAGGAGATGTTCTCCAGCACGCGGGCCATTCAG CAATGGCTCACCGAGAGCGCCAACCTCATCTCTCACGCGGGCTGGCCCGTGGAGTGGGTCACGCCCCTGGGCATCCCCATCATACAGCCCTATCACCGGGAGGTCAAGTTCCAG ATAAAAGGCGGCATCCAGACCATCACCTTCACCAGCTCGGTGGACGGCACCCA GAAGCCCAACACTCTGAAGCAGAAGAACGGCTTCCCGCCCAATTTCATCCACTCCCTGGACTCCTCCCACATGATGCTGACTGCCCTGCACTGCTACAG GAAGGGCCTGACCTTCGTCTCTGTGCACGACTGCTTCTGGACGCACGCCACTGACATCCCAGTGATGAACGAG GTGTGCCGCGAGCAGTTCGTGCGCCTGCACAGCCAGCCCATCCTGGAGGACCTTTCCGTGTTCCTGGACGAGCGCTTCTGCTCGGACTCCAG CATCAGGTCCCTGAAACCCGCAGACCGTGTGCTGATCACCAAGCTGCAGGATACGCTGCAGTCCTTGCCAGTGAAAG GCATCTTCAATCTGGAACAGGTGATGCGATCCACCTACTTCTTCAGCTGA